The following coding sequences are from one Halomonas sp. HAL1 window:
- a CDS encoding glycosyltransferase family 1 protein — protein MHIADVTMFHAPASGGVRTYLQAKHRVFSRIPQLRTSLLVPGAERDSLGDHHTLPALHLPLGQGYRFPLRSAPWRDALVDLKPDLIEAGDPYVTAWAALAAGQRLGVPVVGFYHSDLPRLMGDRLGRYVEKRLTRYVADLYSRFDSVLAPCNAMANRLRDWGVDNVRVQPLGVDLAQFNPQQRDPTFRQTMGIPSDKKLLIFVGRNSREKNIDVLLSTMRQLGSDYHLLLMGPGMPHHVPSNVTIVDRCCGAHEVATALASSDALLHAGTRETFGLIAQEAMACGIPVVAARAGALAENVPLGAGILCKPLDPTAMAEACVALFSNDVAASGRYARRHVERHFNWDGVMHSLLEHYQQLCHGSQPYALHQHH, from the coding sequence TTGCACATTGCCGATGTGACGATGTTCCATGCACCCGCCAGCGGCGGTGTGCGTACCTATTTACAGGCCAAACACCGTGTTTTTTCGCGTATCCCCCAACTGCGCACCAGCCTGCTGGTACCGGGGGCGGAGCGCGATAGTTTGGGCGATCACCACACCTTACCAGCGCTACACCTGCCTTTAGGTCAGGGCTATCGTTTTCCATTACGTTCCGCCCCCTGGCGGGATGCCCTGGTTGATCTAAAGCCTGATCTTATTGAGGCTGGCGACCCTTATGTAACCGCTTGGGCTGCGCTTGCAGCAGGTCAACGGCTCGGCGTACCTGTGGTGGGCTTCTATCACTCTGATCTTCCGCGTTTGATGGGTGATCGCTTGGGGCGCTACGTTGAGAAGCGCTTAACCCGCTATGTAGCAGATCTTTATAGTCGGTTCGATAGCGTATTGGCGCCCTGTAACGCGATGGCAAATCGGCTGCGCGACTGGGGCGTCGATAATGTTCGCGTGCAGCCGTTGGGGGTCGATTTAGCGCAATTTAATCCCCAGCAGCGTGACCCGACTTTTCGACAGACCATGGGCATACCCAGCGATAAAAAACTGCTCATCTTTGTGGGACGCAACTCACGCGAGAAAAATATTGATGTGCTGCTTTCAACGATGCGTCAGCTAGGCAGCGATTACCATTTGCTGCTGATGGGCCCCGGCATGCCGCATCACGTACCCAGCAACGTCACCATTGTGGATCGCTGCTGTGGCGCCCACGAAGTTGCGACAGCGCTGGCCAGTAGCGATGCCCTATTGCACGCAGGCACCCGAGAAACCTTCGGCTTAATTGCTCAGGAAGCCATGGCCTGCGGCATTCCGGTGGTGGCAGCCAGGGCCGGGGCGCTGGCCGAAAACGTGCCACTGGGAGCGGGTATTTTATGCAAACCGCTTGACCCCACTGCCATGGCTGAAGCCTGTGTAGCGCTGTTTAGTAATGATGTCGCTGCTAGCGGGCGCTATGCGCGCCGCCATGTCGAGCGTCATTTCAACTGGGATGGCGTGATGCACTCTCTGCTTGAGCACTATCAGCAGCTTTGCCACGGCAGCCAACCCTATGCACTCCACCAACACCACTAG
- the lpdA gene encoding dihydrolipoyl dehydrogenase: MADKFDVIVIGAGPGGYVAAIRAAQMGLKAACVEKWVGKEGNVVHGGTCLNVGCIPSKALLEASHKFVEAKHDFDDMGIQAGDVSMDVTKMMARKDKIVKNLTGGISGLFKANGVTAIEGTGKVVSGKQVEVTDTDGKTTTYDADNIVIAAGSVPVEIPPTPLTEGLIVDSTGALEFTETPKRLGVIGAGIIGLELGSVWNRLGSEVTVLEAMDSFLPMVDATVAKETQKLLKKQGLDIKLGARVTGSEVKGDEVVVKYSDGNGEQEMTFDKLIVCVGRRPYTKGVIADGVSVELDERGFIFVDDQCRTNVPGVYAIGDCVRGPMLAHKASEEGIMVADIIAGHKAEMNYDTIPSVIYTYPEVAWVGMTEQDAKAKGIEVKTGTFPFAASGRAMANNATEGSAKIIADAETDRILGMHIVGQHAGEMIAQGVIAMEFGSSAEDLALTCYAHPTMSEAVHEAALAVEGHAIHMANRKKRK, translated from the coding sequence ATGGCTGATAAGTTTGATGTGATCGTTATTGGTGCCGGCCCTGGCGGTTACGTTGCCGCCATTCGTGCCGCACAGATGGGCCTGAAAGCGGCCTGTGTTGAAAAATGGGTTGGTAAAGAAGGCAATGTTGTTCACGGCGGCACCTGCTTGAACGTAGGCTGCATCCCGTCTAAAGCATTGCTTGAAGCGTCGCACAAGTTCGTCGAAGCCAAGCACGATTTCGATGACATGGGTATTCAGGCTGGCGACGTTTCGATGGACGTTACCAAAATGATGGCGCGCAAGGACAAGATCGTTAAGAACTTGACCGGCGGCATCTCTGGCTTGTTCAAAGCCAACGGCGTAACGGCGATCGAAGGTACCGGTAAAGTGGTTTCCGGTAAGCAGGTTGAAGTCACTGATACCGATGGCAAGACCACCACTTACGATGCCGATAATATTGTTATCGCAGCGGGTTCAGTGCCGGTAGAAATTCCGCCGACGCCGCTGACCGAAGGTCTGATTGTTGATTCAACCGGCGCACTTGAATTCACTGAAACACCCAAGCGTTTGGGTGTGATTGGTGCCGGTATTATCGGCCTTGAGCTGGGCAGTGTATGGAACCGTTTGGGCTCAGAAGTCACCGTGCTTGAAGCCATGGACTCCTTCCTGCCGATGGTGGATGCCACCGTTGCCAAAGAGACTCAGAAGCTGCTTAAGAAGCAGGGTCTGGATATCAAACTGGGCGCTCGCGTGACCGGTTCTGAGGTCAAAGGCGACGAAGTCGTTGTGAAGTACAGCGATGGCAACGGCGAACAAGAGATGACGTTTGATAAACTCATCGTTTGTGTCGGCCGTCGTCCGTACACCAAAGGCGTAATTGCCGACGGTGTTAGCGTTGAGCTGGATGAGCGTGGCTTTATCTTTGTTGACGACCAGTGCCGTACCAACGTCCCGGGCGTTTACGCCATTGGTGACTGTGTACGCGGCCCAATGCTGGCGCACAAAGCCTCTGAAGAGGGCATTATGGTGGCGGACATCATCGCTGGCCATAAAGCCGAGATGAACTACGACACCATTCCTAGCGTTATCTACACCTACCCAGAAGTGGCTTGGGTCGGTATGACCGAGCAAGACGCTAAAGCGAAAGGCATCGAAGTCAAAACCGGCACCTTCCCGTTTGCGGCAAGCGGCCGCGCGATGGCTAACAACGCCACCGAAGGCAGCGCCAAAATTATCGCCGATGCGGAAACTGACCGTATTCTCGGTATGCATATCGTAGGTCAACACGCTGGCGAAATGATCGCCCAAGGCGTGATTGCCATGGAATTCGGTTCTAGCGCCGAAGACCTGGCCCTGACCTGCTACGCGCACCCGACCATGTCGGAAGCTGTTCACGAAGCAGCACTTGCGGTGGAAGGCCACGCGATTCATATGGCCAATCGCAAGAAGCGTAAGTAA
- a CDS encoding ABC transporter ATP-binding protein translates to MNASIAIATPPAPTLNDQGMHRQSVISLSGVKKAFTSPSGESIPVIEDITLDIKQEEFISIVGPSGCGKSTMFNIIASLLEPSDGSITLRGRDPACGARIGYMLQRDLLFPWRTIIDNVCLGLEIQGVAKAKRYAMAREQLARYGLADFADQYPSTLSGGMRQRVALIRTLITDPDLILLDEPFSALDYQTRLVLEEEIVSILKEHHKTVVLITHDIGEAIAMSDRVAVMTQRPTSVKKIYDVGLSRELGSCLKARSDIRYQNYFDKIWDDLDIQISGAEQ, encoded by the coding sequence ATGAACGCGTCAATTGCTATCGCAACTCCCCCCGCCCCGACGCTTAATGATCAAGGTATGCACCGCCAGAGCGTTATTTCTCTAAGCGGTGTTAAGAAGGCCTTCACAAGCCCCAGCGGTGAATCAATTCCTGTTATCGAAGATATCACTTTAGACATCAAGCAAGAGGAGTTCATCAGCATCGTAGGGCCAAGCGGCTGTGGTAAGAGCACGATGTTCAATATCATCGCCAGTTTGCTCGAACCCAGCGATGGCAGTATTACCTTACGTGGTCGCGATCCAGCATGCGGTGCGCGTATTGGATATATGTTGCAGCGTGATTTGCTCTTTCCATGGCGCACCATTATCGACAACGTGTGCTTGGGGTTGGAAATTCAAGGCGTAGCCAAAGCTAAGCGCTATGCAATGGCCCGCGAACAACTGGCTCGTTATGGTTTGGCAGATTTCGCTGATCAATACCCCAGTACGCTGTCAGGTGGTATGCGTCAGCGGGTTGCACTGATTCGTACGTTAATTACTGATCCAGACCTTATTCTTCTTGATGAGCCATTCTCAGCGCTCGACTACCAGACACGCTTGGTGCTTGAAGAAGAGATCGTCTCAATTCTTAAAGAGCACCATAAAACGGTGGTGTTGATTACCCACGATATTGGCGAAGCTATTGCTATGTCAGATCGGGTGGCGGTAATGACACAGCGTCCTACGTCAGTAAAGAAAATCTATGATGTGGGCCTATCCCGCGAACTTGGCTCCTGTTTAAAAGCGCGAAGTGATATCCGTTACCAGAATTACTTTGACAAAATTTGGGACGATCTAGATATCCAAATTTCGGGGGCCGAGCAATGA
- the odhB gene encoding 2-oxoglutarate dehydrogenase complex dihydrolipoyllysine-residue succinyltransferase — translation MATEIKAPTFPESVAEGTVAAWHKKPGDSVERDELIVEIETDKVVLEVVAPEAGTLTDVMAEEGDTVQSEQVLGKIGEGSASGSKEEKSSSDDSAEKSEEKSDAKASEEKQEKPASGGSGGGKQHDVKAPSFPESIQEGTVATWHKKVGEAVKRDEVLADIETDKVVLEVVAPADGALAEIKAEEGSQVESEAILATFTEGAGGDSSGSESGGDSAPAKADTSSDDDGADEKVGDKILAPAARKMVAEHDLDVAKIKGTGKGGRILKEDVQKAVNDGSAKKAAKSAAPAKSAAAAPAAEGERIEKRVPMSRLRQTIAKRLVQAQQTAAMLTTYNEVDMTEIMALRAQYKETFLKAHDIKLGFMGFFVKAASEALKRFPDVNASIDGTDIVYHGYQDIGVAVSTDRGLVVPVLRDTDSMKIADVERKIVDFGKRGRDGKLGMDDMIGGTFTITNGGTFGSLMSTPIINPPQTAILGMHKIQDRPMAVNGKVEIRPMMYLALSYDHRMIDGKDAVQFLVTLKELLEDPARLLLDV, via the coding sequence ATGGCTACTGAGATCAAAGCGCCAACCTTTCCGGAATCCGTTGCCGAAGGCACAGTGGCGGCGTGGCATAAAAAGCCGGGTGACAGCGTTGAGCGTGACGAGCTGATTGTTGAGATTGAAACCGACAAAGTGGTGCTTGAAGTCGTCGCACCGGAAGCGGGTACCCTGACCGACGTGATGGCCGAAGAGGGCGATACCGTTCAGTCAGAGCAGGTGCTGGGCAAAATCGGTGAAGGCAGTGCGTCAGGCAGCAAAGAAGAGAAATCTTCTAGCGATGATAGCGCTGAAAAATCCGAAGAGAAGTCCGACGCTAAGGCGTCGGAAGAGAAGCAAGAAAAGCCTGCCAGTGGCGGTAGCGGTGGCGGCAAGCAGCACGACGTAAAAGCCCCGAGCTTCCCTGAGTCGATTCAGGAAGGCACCGTGGCCACTTGGCACAAAAAAGTCGGCGAAGCGGTCAAGCGCGATGAGGTGCTGGCCGACATCGAAACCGATAAAGTCGTACTGGAAGTGGTTGCTCCGGCCGATGGCGCTCTGGCTGAAATTAAAGCCGAAGAGGGCAGCCAGGTCGAATCCGAAGCGATTCTCGCGACCTTCACCGAAGGCGCCGGTGGCGACAGCAGTGGCAGCGAAAGCGGCGGCGATTCAGCGCCTGCTAAAGCTGACACCAGCAGCGACGACGATGGCGCCGATGAGAAAGTCGGTGACAAGATCCTCGCTCCGGCTGCCCGTAAAATGGTGGCTGAGCACGACCTCGACGTTGCCAAGATTAAGGGCACCGGAAAAGGTGGCCGCATCCTGAAAGAAGACGTACAGAAAGCGGTCAACGACGGTTCCGCCAAGAAAGCAGCCAAATCGGCTGCACCGGCGAAATCGGCTGCTGCTGCACCGGCTGCTGAAGGTGAGCGCATCGAGAAGCGCGTGCCGATGAGCCGCCTGCGTCAAACCATCGCCAAGCGCTTGGTTCAGGCGCAGCAAACTGCGGCGATGCTGACTACTTATAACGAAGTGGACATGACCGAGATCATGGCCCTGCGTGCGCAGTACAAAGAGACGTTCTTAAAAGCTCACGACATTAAGTTGGGCTTTATGGGCTTCTTTGTAAAAGCAGCTTCTGAAGCGCTCAAGCGATTCCCGGACGTTAACGCCTCTATCGACGGTACCGATATCGTTTATCACGGTTATCAGGATATCGGCGTTGCGGTCTCCACCGACCGTGGCTTGGTTGTGCCGGTACTGCGTGACACTGACAGCATGAAAATTGCTGACGTCGAGCGCAAAATTGTCGATTTCGGCAAGCGTGGTCGTGACGGTAAGCTGGGCATGGACGACATGATCGGCGGCACCTTTACCATCACCAACGGCGGTACCTTTGGCTCGCTGATGTCGACTCCGATCATCAACCCGCCGCAAACCGCCATTTTGGGCATGCACAAGATCCAAGATCGTCCGATGGCAGTCAACGGCAAGGTCGAGATTCGTCCGATGATGTATCTGGCGCTCTCCTATGACCACCGCATGATCGACGGCAAAGACGCCGTTCAATTCTTGGTTACTTTAAAAGAATTGCTGGAAGACCCAGCACGTTTGCTGCTGGACGTCTAA
- the sucC gene encoding ADP-forming succinate--CoA ligase subunit beta, with protein sequence MNLHEYQGKQLFADYGLPVSKGFAVDTPEEAEEACKKIGGDMWVVKAQVHAGGRGKAGGVKLIKDPAEAKAFAEKWLGKNLVTFQTDEKGQPVAKILVETCTDIADELYLGAVVDRTTRRVVFMASTEGGVEIETVAEETPEKILKAEIDPLVGAQPYQARELAFALGLKGDQIKQFTKIFLGLSQLFHDKDLALLEINPLVVTEEGNLHCLDAKLGLDSNALYRHPDLQAMRDPSQEDQREADAAKWELNYVALDGNIGCMVNGAGLAMGTMDIVNLSGGKPANFLDVGGGATKERVAEAFKIILSDDNVKAVLVNIFGGIVRCDMIAEGIIGAVEQVGVNVPVVVRLEGNNAELGAEKLASSGLNIIAATSLTDAAQQVVKAAEGK encoded by the coding sequence ATGAATCTTCACGAGTATCAAGGTAAACAGCTGTTTGCCGATTATGGTTTACCAGTGTCTAAAGGCTTTGCAGTCGACACTCCCGAAGAAGCGGAAGAGGCTTGCAAAAAAATCGGTGGTGACATGTGGGTGGTTAAAGCCCAGGTGCACGCCGGTGGCCGTGGTAAAGCGGGTGGCGTTAAGCTGATCAAAGATCCTGCTGAAGCCAAAGCATTTGCTGAAAAGTGGCTAGGCAAGAACTTGGTCACCTTCCAGACTGACGAAAAAGGTCAGCCGGTTGCCAAGATTTTGGTTGAAACCTGCACTGACATCGCCGATGAGCTCTATCTCGGTGCCGTTGTCGACCGTACTACCCGTCGTGTGGTCTTCATGGCCTCTACCGAAGGTGGTGTAGAGATCGAGACGGTTGCAGAAGAGACGCCGGAAAAGATTCTCAAAGCTGAAATCGATCCGCTGGTCGGCGCACAGCCGTACCAAGCGCGTGAGCTAGCCTTTGCGCTGGGCCTGAAAGGCGACCAGATCAAGCAGTTCACCAAGATTTTCTTAGGTCTGTCTCAGTTGTTCCACGACAAAGACCTAGCCCTGCTGGAAATTAACCCGCTGGTCGTCACTGAAGAAGGCAATCTGCACTGCCTCGACGCCAAACTGGGGCTGGATAGCAACGCGCTATACCGTCACCCTGACCTGCAGGCCATGCGTGATCCTTCGCAAGAAGATCAGCGTGAAGCCGATGCGGCGAAGTGGGAACTTAACTATGTCGCGCTTGATGGCAACATCGGCTGCATGGTTAACGGCGCAGGTTTGGCCATGGGTACCATGGACATCGTCAACCTGAGCGGCGGCAAGCCCGCTAACTTCTTGGACGTTGGCGGCGGCGCCACCAAGGAGCGCGTGGCAGAAGCGTTCAAAATCATCCTGTCGGATGACAATGTTAAAGCCGTACTGGTTAACATTTTCGGCGGTATCGTACGTTGCGACATGATTGCTGAAGGCATTATCGGTGCCGTTGAGCAAGTAGGCGTCAATGTACCGGTAGTCGTACGTCTGGAAGGTAACAACGCCGAACTGGGTGCTGAAAAACTGGCATCTAGCGGTCTGAACATTATCGCGGCTACTAGTCTGACCGACGCGGCTCAGCAGGTCGTTAAAGCGGCGGAGGGCAAGTAA
- the sucD gene encoding succinate--CoA ligase subunit alpha, with protein MSILIDKNTKVICQGFTGGQGTFHSEQAIAYGTKMVGGVTPGKGGQEHLGLPVFNTVKEAVAKTGAEASVIYVPAPFCKDSILEAANSGIKLIVCITEGIATLDMLEAKVKCDELGVRLIGPNCPGVITPGECKIGIMPGHIHQPGRVGIVSRSGTLTYEAVKQTTDHGFGQSTCVGIGGDPIPGSNFIDILEMFEKDPKTEAIVMIGEIGGTAEEEAAAYIKANVSKPVVSYIAGVTAPPGKRMGHAGAIISGGKGTADEKFAALEDAGVKTVRSLAEIGDALKEVTGW; from the coding sequence ATGAGCATCCTGATCGATAAGAACACCAAGGTCATCTGCCAGGGCTTTACCGGTGGCCAGGGCACGTTCCACTCCGAGCAGGCGATTGCCTATGGCACGAAGATGGTCGGTGGTGTTACGCCGGGCAAAGGCGGCCAAGAGCACCTCGGTCTGCCCGTTTTCAATACCGTGAAAGAAGCGGTAGCGAAAACCGGCGCGGAAGCCAGCGTTATCTACGTACCGGCGCCGTTCTGTAAAGACTCAATCCTTGAAGCGGCCAACTCCGGTATCAAGCTGATTGTGTGCATCACTGAAGGCATCGCTACGCTCGACATGCTCGAAGCGAAAGTGAAGTGTGACGAGCTGGGCGTACGCCTGATCGGTCCGAACTGCCCCGGTGTTATCACCCCAGGCGAATGCAAAATCGGCATCATGCCGGGTCACATTCACCAGCCGGGCCGCGTCGGTATCGTATCTCGTTCTGGTACCTTGACCTATGAAGCCGTTAAGCAGACTACTGATCACGGTTTTGGTCAGTCTACCTGTGTGGGTATCGGCGGCGACCCGATTCCGGGCTCTAACTTCATCGACATCCTTGAGATGTTCGAGAAAGACCCGAAAACCGAAGCCATCGTTATGATCGGTGAAATCGGCGGTACGGCTGAAGAAGAAGCCGCGGCTTACATCAAAGCCAACGTTTCCAAGCCAGTGGTTTCCTACATTGCCGGTGTGACTGCACCTCCTGGCAAGCGTATGGGCCACGCGGGCGCAATCATCTCTGGCGGTAAAGGCACCGCTGACGAGAAGTTTGCTGCGCTAGAAGACGCCGGTGTTAAAACCGTACGCTCTTTGGCTGAAATCGGTGATGCGCTGAAAGAAGTGACTGGCTGGTAA
- a CDS encoding PHB depolymerase family esterase, translating to MIDATMTKRMEEATRLTRAGKLQEAMAILQGSAPESRGAETPNTSYQEGNTFDGTCEVIDEEATESKPEPAEAPSGAFTPGDIKVPAAWRDKWMKFRGGMAQPEQAPSASEEPQPGAFTAGRFTNYVGSRDYKLYIPSGYTGQALPLVVMLHGCTQNPEDFAAGTEMNRLAEEQLCCVLYPAQPMTANSSKCWNWFKAEDQQREGGEPAIIAGMTRQIIETHGLDESRVYVAGLSAGAAMATTLAMTYPDLFAAVGVHSGLPHGVAQSLPDALGAMQGGTGPLGGGKAKGAGWASAVPAIIFHGDRDTTVHPSNADRVAAQYSTSRQAGAKVEQGKVANGHAYTRTTHHNAKGEPHMEQWRIHGAGHAWSGGSTQGSYTDPKGPDATKEMLRFFLLHQYRERNDSSA from the coding sequence ATGATCGATGCCACGATGACGAAGCGAATGGAAGAAGCGACGCGGCTAACCCGAGCGGGAAAACTGCAAGAGGCGATGGCTATTCTCCAGGGCAGCGCACCTGAATCGAGAGGCGCTGAAACGCCGAATACATCCTACCAGGAAGGCAATACCTTCGACGGAACCTGCGAGGTCATCGACGAAGAAGCCACCGAATCGAAGCCAGAGCCTGCTGAGGCGCCATCCGGCGCATTCACACCCGGCGATATTAAGGTGCCTGCTGCATGGCGCGACAAGTGGATGAAGTTTCGCGGTGGTATGGCGCAACCCGAGCAAGCACCGAGTGCGAGCGAGGAACCACAGCCCGGGGCGTTTACTGCCGGTCGGTTTACCAACTATGTGGGCTCGCGTGATTACAAACTGTATATCCCTAGCGGTTATACCGGTCAGGCGCTGCCGCTGGTGGTGATGCTGCATGGCTGCACACAGAACCCTGAAGACTTCGCTGCCGGAACCGAGATGAACCGGCTGGCCGAAGAGCAGCTGTGTTGTGTGCTCTATCCGGCCCAGCCGATGACCGCTAACAGCTCGAAATGCTGGAACTGGTTCAAAGCCGAAGATCAACAGCGCGAGGGCGGTGAACCCGCGATTATTGCGGGCATGACCCGCCAGATCATTGAGACCCATGGCCTTGATGAATCCCGCGTCTATGTCGCAGGCCTGTCGGCAGGCGCCGCCATGGCAACCACTCTGGCGATGACCTACCCGGATCTGTTTGCGGCGGTGGGCGTGCACTCCGGGCTACCCCACGGCGTGGCCCAAAGTCTTCCCGACGCCTTGGGCGCAATGCAGGGTGGCACAGGGCCTCTTGGCGGTGGTAAAGCGAAAGGGGCCGGTTGGGCATCGGCAGTGCCCGCGATTATCTTTCATGGCGACCGCGACACTACCGTGCACCCCAGCAATGCGGATCGAGTGGCCGCCCAGTACAGCACATCACGCCAAGCAGGGGCGAAGGTAGAGCAGGGAAAGGTGGCTAATGGCCATGCCTATACGCGTACCACACACCACAATGCGAAGGGCGAACCACACATGGAGCAGTGGCGCATTCATGGAGCTGGCCACGCCTGGTCAGGAGGCAGCACCCAAGGCAGCTATACCGACCCGAAAGGCCCCGATGCCACCAAGGAAATGCTACGTTTCTTCTTACTTCACCAGTATCGTGAGCGTAACGATAGTTCAGCATAG
- a CDS encoding lysylphosphatidylglycerol synthase transmembrane domain-containing protein, producing the protein MHSTNTTSRRQLLKWRPIHGVMIALALIAPLVLTAWLGGAEALQRVKHFPLGLLLLMLVMAFLCWNLNAARLRLMLGGRAGRLGQRGALGIELASKFALCATPGGSGGPATLLLLLARRGFPPAKGAAVFLIDQGCDLLFFLAMLSGLVLFSMLSDAQWPHQSLVQWALVGLAFMATLVSVVMRYLPSLLRSPGVKTPWPSQYRRRWLARRLLRCRHALKVTLELPRTTLLAMMLLTTAHWLMRYSLLYLAVRGVGGHADWMWTFLTQMLAMAASQLSFLPGGAGAAEVGVGGLLLPLMEREQAAAAVLVWRLVSYHLYLAAGAPLFVLYSYRMLRRSPAP; encoded by the coding sequence ATGCACTCCACCAACACCACTAGCCGTCGCCAGCTACTAAAGTGGCGGCCTATCCACGGCGTGATGATTGCCTTGGCGCTGATTGCGCCACTGGTGCTCACCGCCTGGCTGGGTGGAGCCGAGGCGCTTCAGCGCGTCAAACACTTTCCGCTTGGGTTGCTGCTACTGATGCTGGTGATGGCCTTTCTGTGCTGGAACCTAAATGCAGCAAGGCTTCGACTGATGCTGGGCGGCCGTGCCGGCAGGCTCGGCCAGCGCGGTGCGCTAGGGATTGAATTGGCGTCTAAGTTTGCGCTGTGCGCCACACCAGGTGGCAGCGGTGGCCCGGCGACCCTGCTGTTGTTGCTTGCACGGCGCGGCTTTCCACCGGCCAAAGGCGCGGCAGTGTTTCTGATTGATCAAGGCTGTGACTTACTGTTCTTCTTGGCCATGTTGAGCGGCCTGGTGCTCTTTTCGATGCTCAGTGACGCCCAGTGGCCACACCAATCACTCGTACAGTGGGCGCTGGTGGGATTAGCGTTCATGGCGACGCTGGTGAGTGTGGTCATGCGCTATCTGCCAAGTCTACTGCGCTCACCTGGCGTGAAAACGCCGTGGCCAAGCCAGTATCGCCGACGCTGGCTCGCACGGCGCCTACTGCGTTGTCGGCATGCACTCAAGGTGACGCTAGAGCTGCCGCGCACGACGCTGCTCGCGATGATGCTTTTGACCACTGCCCATTGGCTGATGCGCTACAGCTTGCTTTATTTGGCGGTACGGGGAGTGGGCGGCCATGCAGATTGGATGTGGACCTTCCTGACTCAAATGCTGGCGATGGCCGCGAGTCAACTTAGCTTTCTGCCTGGGGGCGCGGGCGCTGCGGAGGTGGGCGTGGGTGGTCTGTTGTTGCCGTTAATGGAGCGCGAACAGGCCGCTGCAGCGGTATTGGTGTGGCGGTTGGTCAGCTACCATCTTTACTTGGCGGCAGGTGCACCGCTGTTTGTGCTGTATAGCTATCGCATGCTGCGTCGCTCACCGGCGCCATAG
- a CDS encoding CopG family transcriptional regulator: protein MSVHEMRRKGGDSSEKITINLGVVDLGQIDLLVQEGFYSNRTDLIRTAIRNQLSTHAEVVKETVTRKAFVLGLEHYSRADLEALQSAGEKLQIQVLGMASIADDVTPELALATIESVVVLGALNASKAVKVALADRIH, encoded by the coding sequence ATGAGCGTGCATGAAATGCGCCGCAAGGGCGGTGATTCCAGTGAGAAAATCACTATCAACCTTGGGGTGGTCGACCTGGGGCAGATCGATCTGTTGGTTCAGGAAGGTTTTTACTCCAACCGGACCGATCTGATTCGCACCGCTATCCGCAATCAATTGTCGACCCATGCCGAGGTCGTTAAGGAAACCGTGACCCGTAAGGCGTTTGTGTTGGGTCTTGAGCATTACAGCCGTGCAGATCTTGAGGCCCTGCAGTCAGCCGGGGAGAAATTACAGATCCAGGTGCTGGGCATGGCCAGCATTGCCGACGACGTGACGCCTGAGCTTGCCCTCGCCACCATTGAATCCGTGGTGGTTCTGGGCGCCTTGAACGCCAGCAAAGCGGTTAAGGTCGCTCTGGCAGATCGCATCCACTGA
- a CDS encoding ABC transporter permease, translating into MSEAQFYTHTIRAGSIKENDEQRARSSFVTDNLWRVAGIGLVVVLWQIGVMTDWINPFLMGSPMGIAAEAWRLIQSGQLLNDTIATVYATVVGFLLGSILGSISGLLLWFSRTTARIIDPFMVALNGLPKIALAPMIIIWFGSGMLSKIALAFVATFVVALLSAYQGTHQIDRNLINLMRSMGASRREVFTKVVAPASLPWIISAFRLNIGFALIAEIGGEFISSDRGLGRMIFVAGNLFNLNVVWVGVITLMIVAIVLYVIVSQVEKRLLPWEQGQR; encoded by the coding sequence ATGAGCGAAGCACAGTTCTATACCCATACTATTCGTGCCGGGAGTATTAAAGAGAACGATGAGCAGCGCGCGCGAAGTAGCTTCGTAACTGACAATTTATGGCGTGTTGCTGGCATAGGGTTAGTGGTTGTCTTATGGCAAATTGGCGTAATGACTGACTGGATTAATCCCTTTTTGATGGGTTCGCCAATGGGTATTGCGGCAGAAGCTTGGCGTCTGATTCAGTCTGGCCAGTTACTTAATGACACCATTGCGACGGTTTATGCCACCGTTGTGGGGTTTCTGCTAGGCAGTATTCTAGGTTCTATCAGTGGGTTGCTGCTGTGGTTCTCGCGGACTACCGCTCGTATTATTGACCCCTTCATGGTGGCTCTCAACGGCCTACCCAAGATTGCTCTGGCGCCGATGATTATCATCTGGTTTGGCTCCGGCATGCTGTCAAAAATTGCTCTCGCCTTCGTAGCCACCTTTGTTGTCGCTCTGCTCTCTGCCTATCAAGGTACGCATCAAATAGATCGCAACCTTATTAACTTGATGCGCTCGATGGGTGCCAGTCGTCGTGAAGTGTTTACCAAAGTAGTTGCGCCAGCGTCGTTACCTTGGATCATTTCCGCTTTCCGCTTAAATATTGGATTTGCCTTGATTGCTGAAATTGGCGGTGAGTTTATCTCTTCTGATCGGGGGTTGGGCCGCATGATTTTTGTCGCAGGCAACCTGTTTAATCTTAACGTCGTTTGGGTGGGCGTAATCACATTAATGATTGTGGCCATCGTGCTGTACGTCATCGTATCTCAGGTTGAGAAGCGCTTATTGCCATGGGAACAAGGCCAACGATAG